The Euleptes europaea isolate rEulEur1 chromosome 9, rEulEur1.hap1, whole genome shotgun sequence nucleotide sequence tcgaccctggcaagtatttggatgagagacctccaaggaataccagggttgtgacgtggagcaggttgtggcaaaccacctctgaacatcccttaccttgaaaaccccacgagggattgccataagtcagatgtgatttgatggcaaaaagccCCCCACTGAAATAGAAAATATATGTTTAGTTTACAGCATTTAGAAGTAATAGGGGCGGCTTCTTCTTAAACTTTAAAAGTGCTTATAACAATATTCGAATTCAAATTCTGTTCACAGGACAGTGGCTGATATGGAGAGATGACAGTCACCACGAAGCTTATTTAAAGAACTCTTATGCATTATGGCTAAAGCAAGAAGACCAGTTACCAGGAACTCCTGtactgttttcatttttataacAGCCTTCTGGAATAATACTCAGCCTTTTGAGGAAAGTGGATTCTCTGCCATCTATTCAAACAGATTTCTTAATCAGTTTCCTAAGAACCTTCCAGCAGAGACAACAGTGCTGGATTTATCACACAATAATATCTCTCAGCTACAGATATCAGAGTTTAGGTATATTTTGAGATTGCAGGTATTAAACCTGTCTCATAATGTCATCCAAGAGCTTGACTTCAGTGTCTTCCAATACAATGAAGACTTAGAACACCTGGATTTATCACACAACGTGTTACAGACTCTCTCCTGTCATCCTGCTCTAAGTCTCCGGCATCTGAATCTCACTTACAATAACTACACAGACATGCCCATTTGTCCGGAGATTGATATGCCGAAACTGCAATATCTTGGTCTCGGTGCTAAAAGGATACTCGGATCAGATTTCAGTGCACTTGCTCATTTACTACTGGATACTCTCTTCCTGAGCCTAGAAGGCCTCTCTGAATATAAAGCGAAAAGTATTCCAGTGTTCAACACAAAGACCATTCAGCTTGTATTACACCCCCACAAAGATTTCCGTATTCTCACAGATCTAGAACTTAACGCTACAGAAAGTTTAGAATTGTTCAACATCCATGATACGCAAGTCAATGAGTTGAGAATGTTCTTGCTCAGCAGAAGTGGAAGATTACTAAACCTAACACTGAACAATATGCAGTGTTCCTGGGAAGAATTACTCAGCATTCTGCAGGCTGCATGGGAAACAACTGTTGAACATTTAGTTATCTCTAATGCCACTTGGATGGATGCAACTAATGCAAACAATTTTAATTATACTGAAACATCTCTAAAAACATTGGTAATTAAACAGACGATAATCACTTCAATTAAATCTGACCCACAGTACATGTATAGGATATTTTCAGACATGAACATCACAGCATTGACAATTTCCGGTGCAAAGCTGATACACATGCTTTGCCCTTCCAAACCCAGTCATTTTACCTACCTATGTTTTTCTTATAACCTTTTAACAGATGCAGTGTTTGAAAGCTGCAATAATTTGACCCTCCTTGAAATGCTTATTCTACCAGTAAATCAGCTTAAACATCTAATAAAAATGAGTTTAATGACCAGCCACATGAAGTCTCTGAAATATTTGGACGTGAGCCAGAATTTATTGCAATACAAAGACCATGAGAAGGGGTGCCACTGGGGTGAAAATCTGGCTGAACTAAATTTGTCATCGAACCAGTTGTCTGATTCCGTCTTTCACTGTTTGCCAGTCAACATCCAAAAGCTTGATCTTCAACACAACCAAATTTCAAG carries:
- the LOC130482390 gene encoding toll-like receptor 1, with product MAKARRPVTRNSCTVFIFITAFWNNTQPFEESGFSAIYSNRFLNQFPKNLPAETTVLDLSHNNISQLQISEFRYILRLQVLNLSHNVIQELDFSVFQYNEDLEHLDLSHNVLQTLSCHPALSLRHLNLTYNNYTDMPICPEIDMPKLQYLGLGAKRILGSDFSALAHLLLDTLFLSLEGLSEYKAKSIPVFNTKTIQLVLHPHKDFRILTDLELNATESLELFNIHDTQVNELRMFLLSRSGRLLNLTLNNMQCSWEELLSILQAAWETTVEHLVISNATWMDATNANNFNYTETSLKTLVIKQTIITSIKSDPQYMYRIFSDMNITALTISGAKLIHMLCPSKPSHFTYLCFSYNLLTDAVFESCNNLTLLEMLILPVNQLKHLIKMSLMTSHMKSLKYLDVSQNLLQYKDHEKGCHWGENLAELNLSSNQLSDSVFHCLPVNIQKLDLQHNQISRIPKEIVELRALEELNLAFNRLTDLPGCGQFTSLRLLNTENNSIVAPSSKFYHTCPRIREVKAENNPFRCSCEIREFIDLRKQGLVVLVGWPEFYQCEYPEDVRGIWLEDFHVSELVCNLTLLIAVVLVIIVVSVAIVCFLCIYLDIPWYLKMMWQWTQVKRRIWKNYPEDFPDDIEFHAFISYSEHDSDWVKNVLIPNLEKEDGSIRICQHERNFIAGKSIVENIIDCIEKSYRSIFVLSPNFVQSEWCHYELYFAHHKLFRENTSSLILLLLEPIPPYIIPAKYYKLKALMAKRTYMEWPAEKSKHGLFWANLRAAVHIRLPET